From Cuculus canorus isolate bCucCan1 chromosome 7, bCucCan1.pri, whole genome shotgun sequence, one genomic window encodes:
- the SLC29A3 gene encoding equilibrative nucleoside transporter 3 isoform X2: MSRSEEDFFESYISIASTVPSVLCLVGNFLLVNKVPASVRVLSSLFIMLAVFLVITVLVKVDTSTWTTRFFALTIVCVVIVSSASTIFTSSIFGLSSRFPMKNLQALISGQAMGGTISAVASLIDLAAAANVTDSALAYFLTADIFIVICIMVYLLLPRLEYSRYYMSSQKESPSLVTVLPGSSMESEAEPGDSTNASFLVKSTNIPPLCPILQKTALLGFCLFYVFFISIIIFPSLSSNIESVSKSSGSPWNTKYFAPLTSFLLYNFADWCGRQITAWIQVPGPKSKLLPVLVLLRTIFLPLFILSNYQPRAHIWTVVFNRDIYPVVFTALLGLSNGYLGTLVIVYGPKIVPKELAEAAGVVMTFYLMLGLAVGSACSVLVVHLV; encoded by the exons ATGAGCAGGAGTGAAGAG gaCTTTTTTGAGAGTTACATCTCCATTGCCTCGACAGTGCCCTCAGTGCTGTGCCTGGTCGGAAACTTCTTGCTCGTCAACAA GGTGCCTGCCAGTGTCCGGGTCCTGTCCTCCCTCTTCATCATGCTGGCCGTCTTCCTGGTGATCACAGTGCTGGTGAAGGTCGACACCTCCACCTGGACCACTCGCTTCTTTGCCCTTACTATTGTCTGTGTGGTCATTGTCAGCAGCGCCTCGACCATCTTCACCAGCAGCATCTTCGGTCTCAGCAGCCGCTTCCCCATGAAGAACTTGCAGGCACTGATCTCAG GTCAGGCCATGGGCGGTACAATCAGTGCTGTCGCCTCTTTGATAGACCTGGCAGCAGCGGCCAACGTTACAGATAGCGCCCTGGCCTACTTCCTCACCGCCGACATCTTCATCGTCATCTGCATCATGGTGtacctcctccttcccaggcTGGAGTACTCCAG GTATTACATGAGCAGCCAGAAGGAGAGCCCATCTTTGGTCACCGTGCTGCCTGGGAGCTCCATGGAGTCCGAGGCAGAGCCAGGAGACAGCACAAATGCCTCCTTCCTTGTAAAAAGCACCAACATTCCCCCGCTCTGCCCCATCCTGCAGAAGACCGCTCTCCTTGGCTTCTGTCTCTTCTATGTCttcttcatctccatcatcatcttcccttctctctcctccaaCATTGAGTCGGTCAGTAAGTCCTCGGGAAGCCCGTGGAACACCAAGTACTTTGCACCACTCACCAGTTTCCTCCTGTACAACTTCGCTGACTGGTGTGGGAGGCAGATCACTGCCTGGATCCAGGTGCCTGGCCCCAAGAGCAAGCTTCTACCCGTCCTTGTCCTCCTCAGGACcatcttcctccctctctttaTCCTCAGCAATTACCAACCCCGGGCTCACATCTGGACGGTGGTCTTCAACAGAGACATCTACCCAGTGGTCTTCACAGCGCTGCTGGGGCTCAGCAATGGTTACCTGGGGACGCTGGTCATTGTCTACGGCCCCAAGATTGTGCCAAAAGAGCTCGCTGAGGCAGCGGGGGTGGTGATGACGTTTTACCTCATGCTGGGGCTGGCTGTAGGGTCCGCCTGCTCTGTTCTTGTTGTCCACCTTGTGTAG
- the SLC29A3 gene encoding equilibrative nucleoside transporter 3 isoform X1, protein MLPAANSCPPDEEPLIEEPLVNTRNRQRPSDRLHGAYIIFFLLGIGSLLPWNFFVTAKHYWMYKLQNCSDEAGQSGQAASDLRDFFESYISIASTVPSVLCLVGNFLLVNKVPASVRVLSSLFIMLAVFLVITVLVKVDTSTWTTRFFALTIVCVVIVSSASTIFTSSIFGLSSRFPMKNLQALISGQAMGGTISAVASLIDLAAAANVTDSALAYFLTADIFIVICIMVYLLLPRLEYSRYYMSSQKESPSLVTVLPGSSMESEAEPGDSTNASFLVKSTNIPPLCPILQKTALLGFCLFYVFFISIIIFPSLSSNIESVSKSSGSPWNTKYFAPLTSFLLYNFADWCGRQITAWIQVPGPKSKLLPVLVLLRTIFLPLFILSNYQPRAHIWTVVFNRDIYPVVFTALLGLSNGYLGTLVIVYGPKIVPKELAEAAGVVMTFYLMLGLAVGSACSVLVVHLV, encoded by the exons ATGCTCCCAGCAGCCAACAGCTGTCCCCCGGACGAGGAGCCCCTGATCGAGGAGCCCTTGGTGAACACACGCAACCGGCAAAGGCCAAGCGACCGTTTACATGGAgcctacattatttttttcctcctgggcATCGGGTCCCTGCTGCCCTGGAATTTTTTCGTCACGGCAAAACACTACTGGATGTACAAGCTGCAAAACTGCTCGGATGAGGCAGGCCAGTCAGGACAGGCAGCGTCCGATCTGCGG gaCTTTTTTGAGAGTTACATCTCCATTGCCTCGACAGTGCCCTCAGTGCTGTGCCTGGTCGGAAACTTCTTGCTCGTCAACAA GGTGCCTGCCAGTGTCCGGGTCCTGTCCTCCCTCTTCATCATGCTGGCCGTCTTCCTGGTGATCACAGTGCTGGTGAAGGTCGACACCTCCACCTGGACCACTCGCTTCTTTGCCCTTACTATTGTCTGTGTGGTCATTGTCAGCAGCGCCTCGACCATCTTCACCAGCAGCATCTTCGGTCTCAGCAGCCGCTTCCCCATGAAGAACTTGCAGGCACTGATCTCAG GTCAGGCCATGGGCGGTACAATCAGTGCTGTCGCCTCTTTGATAGACCTGGCAGCAGCGGCCAACGTTACAGATAGCGCCCTGGCCTACTTCCTCACCGCCGACATCTTCATCGTCATCTGCATCATGGTGtacctcctccttcccaggcTGGAGTACTCCAG GTATTACATGAGCAGCCAGAAGGAGAGCCCATCTTTGGTCACCGTGCTGCCTGGGAGCTCCATGGAGTCCGAGGCAGAGCCAGGAGACAGCACAAATGCCTCCTTCCTTGTAAAAAGCACCAACATTCCCCCGCTCTGCCCCATCCTGCAGAAGACCGCTCTCCTTGGCTTCTGTCTCTTCTATGTCttcttcatctccatcatcatcttcccttctctctcctccaaCATTGAGTCGGTCAGTAAGTCCTCGGGAAGCCCGTGGAACACCAAGTACTTTGCACCACTCACCAGTTTCCTCCTGTACAACTTCGCTGACTGGTGTGGGAGGCAGATCACTGCCTGGATCCAGGTGCCTGGCCCCAAGAGCAAGCTTCTACCCGTCCTTGTCCTCCTCAGGACcatcttcctccctctctttaTCCTCAGCAATTACCAACCCCGGGCTCACATCTGGACGGTGGTCTTCAACAGAGACATCTACCCAGTGGTCTTCACAGCGCTGCTGGGGCTCAGCAATGGTTACCTGGGGACGCTGGTCATTGTCTACGGCCCCAAGATTGTGCCAAAAGAGCTCGCTGAGGCAGCGGGGGTGGTGATGACGTTTTACCTCATGCTGGGGCTGGCTGTAGGGTCCGCCTGCTCTGTTCTTGTTGTCCACCTTGTGTAG